In Thermoplasmatales archaeon, the following are encoded in one genomic region:
- a CDS encoding aldose 1-epimerase: MKTILLKSGTSFAIIESLGAYLSELRLGTFDVLKKSNDGIQTHGGCAVLIPFANRVRNATYTFEGKEYHMEKNDGANAIHGLCRNIDWSVDGINESSATLSCTLENKGYPAELLIKLNFILSDLQLKITFAIENVDDASAPLVVGLHPYFLYSGEWNIMGSGKLKRLNVVDDYFPDGTFSDIDVRELGSSSAANMDSCFLMGPNQTIRLGDHSIKIEGEKFPYFQLYNGKYCEGKSVAFEPMTGAPDAFNNKIGLKVLEPHESAQFSISFACSTPLI, translated from the coding sequence ATGAAAACTATATTGCTCAAATCAGGAACAAGCTTCGCTATAATAGAATCGCTTGGGGCATACTTGTCTGAATTAAGGCTAGGTACTTTCGATGTTTTAAAGAAGAGTAACGACGGTATTCAAACGCACGGAGGATGTGCAGTCCTGATACCATTTGCAAATAGGGTAAGAAATGCAACTTATACTTTTGAAGGAAAAGAGTACCATATGGAGAAAAATGATGGGGCTAACGCGATACATGGGCTTTGTAGAAACATAGATTGGAGCGTAGACGGAATCAACGAGTCTTCCGCTACTCTGTCATGCACATTAGAGAACAAAGGTTATCCCGCTGAACTTCTCATAAAATTAAATTTTATTTTATCCGACCTGCAACTTAAGATTACTTTTGCTATTGAGAATGTTGATGATGCGTCGGCACCACTAGTTGTTGGTCTTCACCCTTATTTCTTGTATTCCGGCGAATGGAATATCATGGGGTCAGGTAAGCTAAAAAGACTCAATGTGGTTGATGATTACTTTCCAGATGGAACTTTCTCAGATATTGATGTCAGAGAACTGGGTTCATCTTCAGCTGCAAACATGGATAGTTGTTTCCTTATGGGTCCAAATCAAACCATTCGGCTTGGTGATCATTCCATTAAGATAGAGGGGGAGAAATTTCCATATTTCCAGCTCTATAATGGAAAGTACTGTGAGGGTAAATCTGTTGCTTTTGAGCCGATGACGGGAGCTCCGGACGCCTTTAACAACAAAATAGGATTAAAAGTTCTTGAACCACACGAATCTGCTCAATTTTCGATAAGTTTTGCCTGCTCAACTCCTTTGATATAA